One segment of Proteus appendicitidis DNA contains the following:
- the hypE gene encoding hydrogenase expression/formation protein HypE — protein sequence MKQPDEITLAQGNGGQGMQQLIEGLFLKAFDNPLLNEKEDQARIALNELTTLGDRLAFSTDSYVIDPIIFPGGNIGKLSVCGTANDLSVGGAVPRYLSCGFILEEGLPFETLETLVMAMAKAAAQAGIQIVTGDTKVVPRGAADKIFINTAGIGVIPTTINWAASNIKAGDKILVSGTIGDHGATILNLRENLGLEADLQSDCAVLEPMIAPLRQLKGIRALRDATRGGVTAILHEFAQASGCGMNVHESKLPMKQSVRGVCELLGLEALNFANEGKIVLVVSPEAEAQVLETLHQHDLGKDACTIGEVTTDNYIRLTGIFGTSRILDLPYNEPLPRIC from the coding sequence ATGAAACAACCTGATGAAATCACCTTAGCCCAAGGAAATGGTGGGCAAGGTATGCAACAACTTATCGAAGGACTGTTTTTAAAAGCGTTCGATAATCCATTATTAAATGAAAAAGAAGACCAAGCGCGGATCGCGTTAAATGAATTAACCACGCTTGGTGATCGTCTTGCATTTAGTACAGATAGCTATGTTATCGATCCGATAATCTTTCCTGGTGGAAATATTGGTAAATTATCGGTCTGCGGTACGGCTAACGATCTTTCTGTTGGTGGTGCGGTTCCTCGTTATCTTTCATGTGGTTTTATTCTTGAAGAAGGGCTTCCCTTTGAAACCCTCGAAACCCTTGTTATGGCGATGGCGAAAGCAGCAGCACAAGCAGGAATACAAATTGTTACGGGGGATACAAAAGTGGTTCCTCGTGGTGCTGCGGATAAGATCTTTATCAATACTGCGGGTATTGGGGTTATTCCAACGACAATTAATTGGGCGGCAAGTAATATCAAAGCTGGCGATAAGATCTTAGTGAGCGGCACGATTGGCGATCACGGTGCAACAATCCTGAATCTGCGTGAAAATTTAGGATTAGAAGCCGATCTGCAAAGTGATTGTGCTGTTCTGGAGCCAATGATTGCGCCTTTACGTCAACTTAAAGGCATTCGTGCATTACGTGATGCAACACGAGGCGGAGTGACAGCAATTTTACATGAATTTGCTCAAGCCAGTGGTTGCGGTATGAATGTGCATGAAAGTAAATTACCTATGAAACAATCTGTTCGTGGCGTTTGTGAATTATTAGGGCTTGAAGCGCTGAATTTCGCTAACGAAGGAAAAATTGTTTTAGTGGTATCACCAGAAGCAGAAGCCCAAGTGCTTGAAACTCTACATCAACATGATTTAGGGAAAGACGCTTGTACGATTGGTGAAGTTACAACCGATAACTATATTCGTTTAACGGGTATTTTTGGAACTAGCCGTATTCTTGACCTACCTTATAACGAGCCATTACCTCGTATCTGCTAA
- the yedE gene encoding selenium metabolism membrane protein YedE/FdhT has product MSWSEFKSQYLIRFWKPLPAVIAAGILSTYYFGLTGTFWAVTGEFTRWGGHVMQWFGAHPEEWGYFKIIGLEGTPLTRIDGVMIIGMFGGCIMAALWANNVKLRHPQHKIRILQAVLGGIIAGFGARLAMGCNLAAFFTGIPQFSLHAWFFAVATAIGSYFGAKLSLMPLFRIPVKLQKVSQASPITQDKQRAKRRFRLGMVIFFAMIAWSLIILFDSPKLGFAMLGGIGFGILIERAQICFTSAFRDLWITGRTHMAKAIIIGMAVSAIGIFSYVQLGASPKIMWAGPNAVVGGLLFGFGIVLAGGCETGWMYRAVEGQIHFWWVGLGNVIGSTLLAYYWDDFSAILATDYDKINLLDTFGPVGGLGVTYLMLGLSFVLLLWWEKHFFRKKAQQAHSISTQINKEIA; this is encoded by the coding sequence ATGTCTTGGTCAGAATTTAAATCTCAATACCTGATCCGTTTTTGGAAGCCTCTTCCAGCAGTCATTGCGGCAGGTATTTTATCAACTTACTATTTTGGTTTAACGGGTACTTTTTGGGCTGTCACTGGTGAGTTTACTCGCTGGGGTGGTCACGTTATGCAATGGTTTGGCGCTCACCCTGAAGAATGGGGTTACTTTAAAATTATCGGTCTTGAAGGTACGCCATTAACGCGTATTGATGGTGTGATGATTATCGGGATGTTTGGCGGTTGTATTATGGCAGCTCTTTGGGCCAACAACGTCAAACTTCGTCATCCTCAACATAAAATTCGTATTCTTCAAGCTGTTCTAGGTGGGATCATCGCAGGTTTTGGTGCTCGTCTAGCAATGGGTTGTAACCTTGCTGCCTTCTTTACGGGTATTCCTCAGTTCTCTTTACATGCATGGTTCTTTGCCGTTGCAACGGCAATCGGTTCTTACTTTGGTGCCAAGTTATCATTGATGCCTCTGTTCCGTATTCCAGTAAAACTGCAAAAAGTCAGCCAAGCTTCACCTATTACTCAAGATAAACAACGTGCGAAACGTCGCTTTAGATTGGGAATGGTTATCTTTTTTGCCATGATTGCGTGGTCTTTAATTATTCTGTTTGATTCACCAAAACTGGGCTTCGCCATGCTAGGCGGTATTGGTTTTGGTATTTTAATTGAACGTGCGCAAATCTGTTTTACTTCTGCTTTCCGTGACTTATGGATAACAGGCAGAACCCATATGGCAAAAGCGATTATCATCGGTATGGCGGTGAGTGCCATTGGGATCTTTAGCTATGTCCAATTAGGTGCATCACCTAAAATTATGTGGGCGGGACCTAATGCGGTTGTGGGTGGTTTATTGTTTGGTTTTGGTATTGTGCTTGCGGGCGGTTGTGAAACCGGCTGGATGTATCGCGCTGTTGAAGGGCAAATTCATTTTTGGTGGGTAGGATTAGGTAATGTCATTGGTTCGACGTTACTCGCTTATTACTGGGATGATTTTTCAGCCATCTTAGCGACCGATTATGACAAAATTAATTTACTTGATACTTTTGGACCAGTAGGTGGATTAGGTGTGACATATCTGATGTTGGGTCTGTCATTTGTGTTGCTGCTTTGGTGGGAGAAACATTTCTTCCGTAAAAAAGCACAACAAGCACACTCTATTTCAACCCAGATTAATAAGGAAATCGCATGA
- the yedF gene encoding sulfurtransferase-like selenium metabolism protein YedF — translation MSQKDTIIPDYRLDMVGEPCPYPAVATLEAMPSLKKGEILEVVSDCPQSINNIPLDAKNYGYTVLDIQQDGPTIRYLIQK, via the coding sequence ATGAGCCAGAAAGACACCATTATTCCTGATTATCGTCTAGATATGGTCGGTGAACCTTGTCCTTACCCTGCGGTGGCAACGCTTGAAGCTATGCCATCACTGAAAAAAGGCGAGATTTTAGAAGTGGTCAGTGATTGCCCTCAATCAATCAACAATATTCCACTTGATGCTAAAAACTACGGTTATACCGTGTTAGATATTCAACAAGATGGTCCGACTATTCGTTATTTAATTCAAAAATAA
- the rdgC gene encoding recombination-associated protein RdgC: MLWFKNILVYRLNKEIALSMDELEQQLASLAFTPCSSQDMTKTGWVSPMGDRGEALIHVAGKQVMICARKEDKILPATVIKNALQDKVEKLEGEQGRKLKKTEKATLKDEVVHTLLPRAFSKFSQTFIWLDLEKQLVIVDSGSAKRAEDNLALLRKTLGSLPVVPLNFNESVELKMTEWVRSGELPAGFTLMDEAELKAVLDEGGVIRCKKQELVSDEIATHIEAGKFVTKLSVDWEDRLQFMLCDDGSIKRIKFSETLREQNDDIDKADFAQRFDADFILMTGELSALIERVTEVLGGEAE, from the coding sequence ATGCTGTGGTTTAAAAATATTTTGGTCTATCGCTTAAATAAAGAGATAGCGCTGTCAATGGATGAGTTAGAACAACAGCTTGCTTCATTGGCATTCACACCTTGTAGCAGCCAAGATATGACCAAAACAGGTTGGGTTTCGCCAATGGGTGATCGCGGTGAAGCGCTTATCCATGTTGCTGGCAAGCAAGTGATGATCTGCGCCCGAAAAGAAGACAAAATCCTACCTGCCACTGTAATTAAAAATGCCTTACAAGATAAAGTTGAAAAGCTTGAAGGTGAACAAGGGCGCAAACTGAAAAAAACAGAGAAAGCGACTCTAAAAGATGAAGTTGTGCATACTTTGCTTCCTCGGGCTTTTAGTAAATTTTCACAAACGTTTATTTGGCTCGATTTAGAAAAACAACTCGTTATTGTTGATTCAGGCAGCGCAAAACGTGCCGAAGACAATCTAGCATTATTACGTAAAACCTTAGGTTCGTTACCGGTTGTTCCTTTGAACTTTAATGAATCCGTTGAATTAAAAATGACGGAGTGGGTACGCTCTGGAGAACTCCCTGCTGGTTTTACCTTGATGGATGAAGCAGAACTAAAAGCGGTACTAGATGAAGGTGGCGTGATTCGTTGTAAGAAACAAGAATTAGTTTCTGATGAAATTGCGACACATATAGAAGCGGGTAAATTTGTTACCAAACTCTCTGTAGATTGGGAAGATCGCCTGCAATTTATGCTTTGTGATGACGGTTCTATCAAACGCATTAAATTTAGTGAAACTTTGCGTGAGCAAAATGATGATATCGATAAAGCCGATTTTGCCCAACGTTTTGATGCCGACTTTATTTTAATGACCGGTGAACTCAGCGCTTTAATTGAACGCGTCACCGAAGTCTTAGGTGGCGAAGCAGAGTAA
- a CDS encoding porin: MKSLKPLAALVGLLVLSGSANAVNVYNDKGTRFDVNGQFRLKTQVTSQNHEMKMTDDGSRIGFFGSHELTNDIKVFGKLEWGSDTQKTNSDNPKSNFEMYNRVGYVGFSHRDYGQIQFGRTYIPIDWVKKSSYGYGNTGVFYFSDVLGRSVGYSGGETSVNGKYVNTNGVGKNNFMTRLPQTIFLETNRYEGFKLAGTVTGKTGDDGRRVAGDITRAYSLVGFYKSTFGLEFDAGYSAAKGEANNTGPNKDKTPENSILAFGAEYFFPGREFSIGLDYGQSRGKNPGLALYSDQAPRGWNSVKGDWKADLYGVGVKWHWDRIESGMYAGYYLRDGDANTFNYKKETYTMGVDKRFAVSKYNNLRLFAEVAYDDARSENPKYEDKKQYIFETGMRLYF; this comes from the coding sequence ATGAAAAGCTTGAAGCCTCTAGCAGCACTGGTTGGTTTGTTGGTTCTTTCTGGATCGGCAAACGCGGTAAACGTGTATAACGATAAAGGTACACGTTTTGATGTAAATGGTCAGTTCCGTTTAAAAACACAAGTGACTAGCCAAAATCACGAAATGAAAATGACGGATGATGGTAGCCGTATCGGTTTCTTTGGCTCGCATGAACTGACTAACGATATCAAAGTATTTGGTAAATTAGAGTGGGGTTCAGACACTCAAAAAACAAACAGTGACAACCCTAAATCAAACTTTGAAATGTACAACCGTGTGGGTTATGTCGGTTTCTCTCACCGTGATTATGGTCAAATCCAGTTTGGTCGTACTTATATTCCAATCGACTGGGTGAAAAAATCAAGCTACGGCTATGGTAACACTGGTGTGTTCTACTTTAGCGATGTATTAGGTCGCTCAGTAGGTTATTCTGGTGGTGAAACTAGTGTTAATGGTAAATATGTAAATACCAACGGTGTCGGTAAAAATAACTTTATGACCCGTTTACCACAAACTATTTTCTTAGAAACTAACCGTTACGAAGGCTTTAAATTAGCTGGTACTGTAACTGGTAAAACAGGTGATGATGGTCGTCGTGTTGCAGGTGATATCACTCGTGCTTACTCATTAGTTGGTTTCTATAAATCAACTTTCGGCTTAGAGTTTGATGCGGGTTATTCAGCAGCTAAAGGTGAAGCAAACAATACTGGACCAAATAAAGATAAAACACCTGAAAACAGTATTTTAGCTTTTGGTGCTGAATACTTCTTCCCAGGTCGTGAATTCTCTATCGGTTTAGACTATGGTCAATCTCGTGGTAAAAACCCAGGTTTAGCACTGTATTCAGACCAAGCTCCTCGTGGCTGGAACTCTGTTAAAGGCGACTGGAAAGCAGATTTATATGGTGTTGGTGTGAAATGGCACTGGGATCGTATCGAAAGTGGTATGTATGCGGGTTACTACCTGCGTGATGGCGATGCCAATACATTCAACTACAAAAAAGAAACCTATACTATGGGTGTAGATAAACGTTTTGCTGTATCTAAATACAACAACTTACGTTTATTCGCTGAAGTTGCATATGATGATGCACGTAGCGAAAACCCGAAATATGAAGATAAAAAACAATATATCTTCGAAACTGGTATGCGTCTGTACTTCTAG
- a CDS encoding bifunctional 2',3'-cyclic-nucleotide 2'-phosphodiesterase/3'-nucleotidase, producing MVKNVLKISTLAMFVAFNVNAATVDLRIMETSDVHSNLIDFDYFKDKPTEQFGYVRTANLIKAAKAEATNAILVDNGDLIQGSPLADYQAAKGLEKGESHPAHQLMNTMGYTVGNFGNHEFNYGLDYLKKAIAGAKFPYINANVMDAKTGKNYFTPYIIVDTPVKDRDGKEHTIKIGYIGFVPPQILIWDKANLDGKVVVNDITETAKKFVPQMKKEGADLIVAIPHSGFASEPYKAMAENSVYYLSEVEGINAIMFGHAHGVFPSKEFEGIKGVDVAKGTVNGVPAVMPGQWGDHLGVVDMVINNDSGKWVMTQATGEARPIFDKANKKALVERDAELAQIIEKAHQGTRDFVGKHIGKASANMYSFLALVQSDPTVQIVNDAQVDYTKHFIQGDPNLDGLPVLGAAAPFKAGGRKNAPADFVEVEKGDLTFRNAADLYLYPNTLVVVKATGADVVEWLECSAGMWNQVDPNSTKPQELINWDGFRTYNFDTISGVNYKVDLTQPAKYDVDCQVVNKDANRIKEVTYEGKPIDPKATFLIATNNYRGYGGKFAGTGEANIAFASPDENRAILASYIAKQTKEKGEVATKAANNWSFLPIKTDKALDVRFETSPSEKAAAFIKDFSQYPMTFVENDEIGFAIYKIDLTEKK from the coding sequence ATGGTTAAGAATGTGTTGAAAATTTCAACATTAGCAATGTTTGTCGCATTCAACGTGAATGCTGCGACAGTCGATCTTCGTATTATGGAGACGTCTGATGTTCACAGTAACTTAATCGACTTTGACTACTTCAAAGACAAACCAACAGAACAGTTTGGTTATGTCCGTACTGCTAATTTAATTAAAGCAGCAAAAGCTGAAGCAACCAATGCGATTTTAGTTGATAACGGCGACTTGATCCAAGGTAGCCCGCTGGCTGACTATCAAGCAGCTAAAGGCTTAGAAAAAGGCGAATCTCATCCAGCTCACCAGCTGATGAACACCATGGGCTACACAGTAGGTAACTTTGGTAACCATGAATTTAACTATGGTTTAGATTACCTGAAAAAAGCCATTGCCGGTGCTAAATTCCCTTACATCAACGCCAACGTGATGGATGCGAAAACAGGCAAAAACTATTTCACACCTTATATCATTGTTGATACACCAGTAAAAGATCGTGATGGTAAAGAACACACTATCAAGATTGGTTATATCGGCTTCGTTCCACCACAGATCTTAATCTGGGATAAAGCCAATCTGGATGGTAAGGTCGTTGTAAACGATATTACAGAAACAGCGAAAAAATTCGTCCCTCAAATGAAAAAAGAGGGTGCTGACCTGATTGTGGCTATTCCTCACTCTGGTTTTGCGTCAGAGCCGTACAAAGCAATGGCTGAAAACTCTGTTTATTATTTAAGTGAAGTTGAAGGCATCAATGCAATCATGTTTGGTCACGCTCATGGCGTATTCCCAAGCAAAGAATTTGAAGGCATTAAAGGTGTTGATGTTGCTAAAGGTACTGTAAATGGCGTTCCTGCAGTTATGCCTGGCCAATGGGGTGATCACTTAGGTGTCGTTGATATGGTTATCAACAACGACAGCGGTAAATGGGTGATGACACAAGCAACAGGTGAAGCGCGTCCTATCTTTGATAAAGCAAACAAAAAAGCATTAGTTGAACGTGATGCTGAGTTAGCGCAAATCATCGAAAAAGCACACCAAGGCACCCGTGATTTCGTGGGTAAACACATTGGTAAAGCTTCTGCCAACATGTACAGCTTCTTAGCATTAGTACAAAGCGATCCAACTGTACAAATCGTGAATGATGCACAAGTTGATTACACCAAACACTTTATTCAAGGTGATCCGAACTTAGACGGTTTACCAGTATTAGGTGCAGCTGCGCCATTTAAAGCGGGTGGTCGTAAAAATGCACCAGCAGACTTCGTCGAAGTTGAAAAAGGTGACTTAACATTCCGTAACGCGGCAGACTTATATCTGTATCCAAACACATTAGTGGTTGTTAAAGCGACCGGTGCTGATGTTGTTGAGTGGTTAGAATGTTCAGCAGGTATGTGGAACCAAGTTGATCCTAACTCAACTAAACCACAAGAACTGATCAACTGGGATGGTTTCCGTACTTATAACTTCGACACTATTAGTGGTGTGAACTATAAAGTTGACTTAACTCAACCAGCTAAATATGACGTTGATTGCCAAGTCGTTAATAAAGATGCGAACCGTATCAAAGAAGTGACTTATGAAGGCAAACCAATCGATCCTAAAGCAACATTCCTGATCGCAACCAATAACTATCGTGGATACGGCGGTAAGTTTGCAGGTACTGGTGAAGCCAATATTGCGTTTGCATCTCCAGATGAAAACCGTGCAATCTTAGCTTCTTACATTGCTAAACAAACGAAAGAAAAAGGCGAAGTTGCAACTAAAGCAGCTAACAACTGGTCATTCTTACCTATTAAGACTGACAAAGCATTAGATGTACGTTTTGAAACTTCTCCAAGTGAAAAAGCGGCTGCATTTATTAAAGATTTCTCTCAATATCCAATGACCTTTGTGGAAAATGATGAAATCGGTTTTGCAATTTACAAAATTGATTTAACTGAGAAGAAATAA
- a CDS encoding ribonuclease T2 family protein, translating to MRFMKLLPAAFALVLAGCATQAPEITEPLKPQAKLVEGVSCILPDAPTAPYDYIASNDRYGQNSTASTDYFKLAINYSPAFCDYKSNNIKRLNNDNEKDRAKREYDKFEIQCFSDNKFGWIVHGLWAETCDGKSWEECRDWKDIRKHPRLCKGDLPPLEYSAIKPYLCDSPGIDLLQGEWEKHGVCAFDTPDAFFGKQKELYEALVLPEGRPSNSALIKFLKEHNPSLKDKEIQINRDEFYICYSKDFEVIDCPKREF from the coding sequence ATGCGCTTTATGAAGCTATTACCTGCAGCTTTTGCTTTAGTGCTAGCAGGATGTGCAACGCAAGCACCTGAAATTACAGAACCATTAAAACCTCAAGCTAAATTAGTTGAAGGCGTATCTTGTATTTTGCCTGATGCGCCAACAGCACCTTACGACTACATTGCTTCTAATGATCGCTATGGCCAAAATAGCACAGCATCGACAGATTACTTTAAGTTAGCGATTAACTACTCACCGGCTTTTTGTGATTATAAAAGTAATAACATTAAACGTTTAAATAACGATAATGAAAAAGATCGTGCAAAACGTGAGTACGATAAATTTGAAATCCAGTGTTTCTCTGATAACAAATTTGGCTGGATAGTTCATGGGCTGTGGGCTGAAACCTGTGATGGTAAATCATGGGAAGAGTGCCGTGATTGGAAAGACATACGCAAGCATCCTCGTCTATGTAAAGGCGATTTACCACCTTTAGAATACTCTGCTATCAAACCTTATCTGTGTGATTCTCCGGGTATCGACTTACTGCAAGGTGAGTGGGAAAAACATGGTGTGTGTGCTTTTGATACACCAGATGCATTCTTTGGTAAACAAAAAGAGTTGTATGAAGCGTTAGTATTACCAGAAGGCCGTCCTTCAAACAGTGCATTGATTAAGTTCTTAAAAGAACACAATCCATCACTGAAGGATAAAGAAATTCAAATTAATCGAGATGAATTCTATATCTGTTATAGCAAAGATTTCGAAGTAATTGATTGTCCGAAACGTGAATTTTGA